From a region of the Pirellulales bacterium genome:
- a CDS encoding tetratricopeptide repeat protein codes for MVHKLIIFISSPAALKDQRDETERVLEGLEIDGSRFEAWPPAPVAVGGMAECFRRIDEADGIILLLGEKYGTVIERGLSATHLEYRHALSRKKPIFPFLLHAENRESQQVHFIDEVQATFFRGNSIRTPHDLAAQIRNALLQEFTRCFRQIHGGPPQPRYTPPAVALELVPDLFLSDDPKAAYEQLEQLYGAGHDKAIHQLAPQIELKFGHIPLITNFVHMANVNLAMNGEPIGPERLDSAIAFWEDPSLLKHTSAASLAYCQGNALGVLKRHEDAIACYKQALSLEPAFAMCWKNLGTSFVDVGNPGEAIHCFRQAVAHDPRQFEARYSLATMAMERGAYQDSLDELSQIRLVELPPVQQSWVHGRRAECLSHLGDHAAAIRAVEVAISLAPNIDWPWFYAARVYAIAQGDDTMWRDAARVFAERLASRFPENGQVWGNLGYAYWRSRLTAATPQLTRQCIVAFSRAIELGFLDDGLIPDRLGHIYSDEGKLGNAVEAFRLAAQHDPASFGYCLGSTLMQLGQYDEALGFIKGAAEKHQPDAMSWGNLGTCYDHVGDHRNAIAAYEKAIELDRTYAVAWFNLGGAYWNVGDRARALQIWGDAISRFPDDENAEKVRAFLSEPEQPR; via the coding sequence ATGGTTCACAAACTCATTATCTTCATCAGCAGCCCGGCCGCGCTGAAAGATCAACGCGACGAAACCGAGCGGGTATTGGAGGGGCTTGAGATTGATGGCTCGCGTTTTGAAGCATGGCCACCAGCGCCGGTTGCGGTCGGCGGTATGGCAGAGTGTTTCCGGCGAATCGATGAAGCGGACGGAATTATTCTCCTGTTGGGCGAGAAATACGGCACGGTCATTGAGCGCGGCCTGTCGGCAACCCATCTTGAATACCGTCACGCATTATCCCGGAAGAAACCCATCTTCCCTTTTTTACTACACGCAGAGAACCGGGAGTCCCAGCAGGTTCATTTCATCGACGAGGTTCAGGCAACGTTTTTTCGCGGTAACTCAATCAGAACGCCACACGATCTGGCGGCCCAGATCCGAAACGCGCTGCTCCAAGAATTCACCCGCTGCTTTCGTCAAATCCATGGGGGGCCCCCGCAGCCGCGCTACACGCCACCGGCGGTAGCCCTCGAATTGGTGCCCGATCTGTTCTTGAGCGACGATCCAAAGGCCGCGTACGAGCAACTAGAGCAACTCTACGGTGCCGGCCATGACAAGGCGATACATCAGTTGGCACCGCAAATCGAACTGAAATTCGGCCACATCCCGTTGATCACCAACTTTGTGCATATGGCAAACGTGAATCTCGCCATGAATGGTGAGCCGATCGGCCCGGAGAGACTCGATAGTGCAATCGCCTTCTGGGAGGATCCGAGCCTACTAAAGCATACGTCGGCGGCCAGCCTCGCCTACTGTCAGGGAAACGCACTCGGCGTGCTAAAGCGCCACGAAGACGCCATTGCGTGCTACAAGCAGGCGCTTTCGCTGGAGCCCGCGTTCGCCATGTGCTGGAAGAATCTTGGGACGTCATTCGTCGATGTCGGCAATCCAGGCGAAGCCATCCACTGCTTCCGCCAAGCGGTCGCGCATGATCCGCGGCAATTTGAAGCCCGTTACTCTCTAGCGACGATGGCGATGGAACGTGGCGCGTACCAGGATTCGCTCGACGAGTTGTCGCAAATCCGCCTGGTCGAGCTGCCGCCGGTTCAACAATCATGGGTGCATGGCCGCCGCGCGGAGTGCCTCTCGCACCTCGGCGATCACGCGGCCGCCATACGAGCGGTAGAAGTGGCCATTTCCCTGGCGCCAAATATCGACTGGCCGTGGTTCTATGCAGCGCGCGTCTATGCCATTGCGCAAGGCGACGATACTATGTGGCGCGACGCCGCCCGGGTTTTCGCGGAACGCCTCGCGTCGCGCTTCCCCGAAAACGGCCAAGTCTGGGGCAATCTAGGTTATGCCTACTGGCGATCGCGACTTACTGCAGCGACCCCGCAGCTTACACGGCAATGCATCGTTGCATTCTCGAGGGCGATCGAGCTCGGCTTTCTCGATGACGGCCTAATACCGGACCGCTTAGGCCACATCTACTCCGACGAAGGCAAACTTGGAAATGCTGTTGAAGCATTTCGCCTTGCAGCGCAGCACGATCCAGCATCCTTCGGATACTGCCTTGGCTCAACGCTCATGCAGCTCGGTCAATACGATGAGGCGCTGGGTTTCATCAAGGGTGCTGCCGAAAAGCATCAACCGGATGCGATGTCCTGGGGAAACCTCGGAACGTGCTACGACCATGTGGGCGATCACCGCAACGCCATCGCGGCGTACGAGAAAGCCATCGAGCTAGATCGCACCTACGCGGTTGCGTGGTTCAATCTGGGCGGTGCCTACTGGAACGTTGGCGATCGCGCAAGGGCCTTGCAGATTTGGGGGGATGCGATCTCTCGCTTCCCTGATGATGAGAACGCCGAAAAAGTGCGGGCTTTTTTAAGCGAACCGGAGCAGCCGCGCTAA